In Brachypodium distachyon strain Bd21 chromosome 2, Brachypodium_distachyon_v3.0, whole genome shotgun sequence, one genomic interval encodes:
- the LOC100825594 gene encoding uncharacterized protein LOC100825594 has protein sequence MFPARLDAMMLSDPTDCYISDGICITHPSCGMLQIFSVKLAKLYLDGGSVELYGYIAARDALDALLNYVVNVSRDDPIVVEQGSSIEFDMRIKTGEEEKDDLQLIDGASEICGVPLREGCTWTERIHGDYGAIELTAAYLQAAVEATVQVLVSEVHSSFNLCLSCFIRGLDEELRLFDGSIGESCGLKRFVVAVTQLSWMDLKFKVGAESSGSTEHWCSFKSYYHGHATREMKTGFGLISVKVTWSTLNIEAP, from the exons ATGTTTCCCG CTCGGCTGGACGCAATGATGTTATCAGATCCTACAGATTGCTACATCAGCGATGGAATTTGCATCACCCATCCATCTTGTGGCATGTTGCAGATTTTCTCAGTAAAGTTAGCCAAACTTTATTTGGATGGTGGCTCAGTAGAGTTGTATGGCTACATAGCAGCACGGGATGCTCTGGATGCATTGCTTAATTATGTTGTAAATGTCAGCAGGGATGATCCCATCGTCGTGGAGCAG GGTTCTTCCATCGAATTTGACATGAGGATCAAgaccggagaagaagaaaaggatgaTCTGCAACTGATCGATGGTGCATCAGAAATATGCGGCGTGCCTTTACGGGAAGGTTGCACATGGACAGAACGCATCCATGGCGATTACGGCGCAATCGAATTGACCGCAGCATATCTTCAAGCTGCAGTGGAAGCGACCGTACAAGTCCTCGTATCAGAAGTGCACAGCAGTTTCAATCTGTGTCTCAGTTGTTTTATTCGTGGGCTGGATGAGGAACTCCGGCTCTTTGATGGCAGCATTGGCGAGTCATGTGGGTTAAAGAGGTTTGTGGTTGCTGTGACGCAGCTTTCTTGGATGGATTTGAAGTTCAAGGTAGGCGCAGAGTCGTCCGGTTCAACTGAACATTGGTGTTCCTTCAAATCGTACTATCATGGGCATGCTACTCGAGAGATGAAGACTGGTTTTGGGTTGATCTCGGTGAAGGTGACCTGGTCCACTTTGAATATTGAGGCTCCTTGA